In Marinobacter sp. M3C, the genomic stretch AGTCGGCAGCCAGCCCATAAGGCGCATGAATGCCAAAGCCAACGTCAATAGAGTCACTCACTTCGTGAGTCAAGAAAAAGTTGGGTAGCACTGCCAAGTCAGCAATATCGCCGCCGCCCAGCCCGTTTACCTTGTTGCCCAAAAAGTCAGTCGCGCTAGTGCTGCCCTCTTTAGCTTCAGCATCGATATCTAGAACGGCCACACCAAATGAAAGATTGGTCCCTTTCAACTGGCTCATACCCGCCGGGTTAAAGAACACCGTGGATGCATTCTCGGGATTTGCTGCGGCACCCGCATTCGCCACACCCATAGCACTGGCGCTTTGCTCGTTCAGGGAAAAACCACCGGCAAAAACAGTCGCGGGCGCAGCAATGGCAGCCAGAGTGGTCAGGCGGATAGCAAGGACAAGACGGGTTGATTTCATTTTTTGACGTCTCCTGATTATGAACGGCCGAAGTATACTCAGGTGGTTACGGCCGTCACAATTGCAATTACCATCAATTGCTTATAACACCTGCACCAAGACGTTTGTCTTAGTGCTTCAGTCCTGCTGAATGGTCAGCTTATCCACCGAAGACGACAACTTGTCCACCCCTTGGGCGTCGGTTCCAAGCTTTATCATCAAACGCAAATCATTGGGTGAGTCAGCATGTGCCAAGGCATCTTCATAAGTCACGGAACCTTCCGAATACAGCTCATACAGCGCCTGATCAAAAGTGCGCATACCAATTTCGTTGGATTTGGCCATCAGGTCTTTGAGCTTGTGCACTTCGCCTTTGCGAATCAGGTCAGCCGCCAGCGGCGTATTGATCAGCACTTCAATAACCGCTTTCCGGCCCTTGCCGTCTGGCGTGGGCACCAGTTGCTGAGCCACAATGGCGCGCAGATTCAGCGACAGGTCCATCCAGATTTGGCCGTGCTGTTCGGGTGGAAAAAACTGGATAATCCGGTCCAACGCCTGGTTGGCGTTGTTGGCGTGCAGAGTCGCCAGGCACAAGTGCCCGGTTTCGGCGAACTGTACTGAATATTCCATGGTCTGGCGGGTTCGCACCTCACCAATCAAAATCACATCTGGCGCCTGGCGCAGCGTGTTTTTCAACGCCACTTCAAAGCTGGCAGTATCTATGCCCACTTCGCGCTGGGTCACAATGCAACCCTGATGTTGGTGTATAAACTCAATCGGGTCTTCAATAGAAATGATATGGCCGCGGCTGTTGTGGTTGCGAAAGCCAATCATCGCAGCCAACGAGGTGGATTTGCCCGTGCCGGTGGCGCCGACAAACATGATCAGCCCGCGCTTGGTCATAGCCAACTCTTTAACGATGTCGGGCAGTGAAAGATCGTCGATTTCCGGTATCTTTACTTCAATACGACGCAGCACCATACCGCACTGATTGCGTTGAAAAAACGCGCTAACCCGAAAGCGACCAATGCCACGGGCGCTGATGGCGAAGTTACACTCGTGGCTTTCATCAAACTCGGCGCGTTGCTTGTCGCTCATGGCACCGTAAACCATCTCACGGGTCATATCGGGTGTTAGGGCGGTCTTTGTGACAGGCCACACCTTACCGTTCACTTTCATACTGGGCGCAACGCCGGCGGTAATGAACAAGTCCGAGCCGCCTTTCTCAACCATCAGCCGCAGTAGCTTTTCAAATTCCATCTTCATCACCTTTTGTTGGGCGCGCCCAAGCACCCGAGTCGTTTTGTATCAGCCAGCGAAGATCCTGTCAGGATTAAAAGGCATCGGGCATTTTTGCTTTCAAGCGCGCCTGCTCGCGAGAAATAAGGCCCTTTTGCAACAGGCGTTCCAGACACTGGTCCAGGGTCTGCATGCCCAGTGAGCCACCGGTTTGTATCGACGAATACATCTGCGCGATTTTGTCTTCACGGATCAAGTTGCGAATAGCCGAGGTGCCAATCATGATTTCGTGAGCAGCAATACGACCGCCGCCCATCTTCTTCATCAGGGTTTGCGAGATAACCGCCTGTAAAGATTCAGACAGCATCGACCGTACCATGGATTTTTCCTGGGCCGGAAACACGTCAACCACCCGGTCAATGGTTTTTGCCGCCGACGTGGTGTGCAGGGTGCCGAATACTAAATGGCCGGTTTCAGCGGCGGTCAGCGCCAAACGAATCGTTTCAAGGTCACGCAACTCGCCCACCAGAATAATGTCCGGGTCTTCCCGCAGCGCCGAGCGCAGCGCTTCATTGAAGCCCAAGGTGTCGCGGTGCACTTCGCGCTGGTTAACCAGGCACTTTTTGGACTCGTGCACGAACTCAATGGGATCTTCAATGGTCAATATGTGTTCGTAACGGTGGTCGTTGATGTGGTCTACCATGGCCGCCAGCGTGGTGGACTTGCCAGAACCGGTGGGCCCGGTTACCAGAACCAACCCCCGTGGCACCGCGCAAATGTCTTTGAACACCTGGCCCATGCCCAGGTCTTCCATGGACAGCACTTTCGAGGGGATCGTCCGGAACACCGCACCGGAACCGCGATTCTGGTTAAAGGCGTTAACCCGGAAGCGGGCAACCCCGGCCACTTCGAACGAGAAGTCGGTTTCCAAAAACTCTTCGTAGTCTTTACGCTGCTTGTCATTCATGATGTCGTAAATCAGACCGTGCACTTCCTTATGTGGCAAAGGAGGCAGGTTAATACGGCGTACATCACCGTCCACACGAATCATCGGCGGCAAGCCAGCAGAAAGGTGCAAGTCTGAAGCGCCCTGTTTCGCCGAGAAGGCAAGCAGTTCGGTAATATCCATAGAATTCCCCGGGAGTTTTCTTTTTCGCCGGCTGCCGTAACCGGCACACCAAAACCGGTGATCACTTGGCATTTCAGTGACCTGCGGGTAACGTGTAACGCTACCTGACGCTGTACAAGCAGAGCGATTTCACACCATGAGCAGCATAACAGACAACATCAAGAGCGTAACCCAGCGCATCGAAAAAGCAACACTACAAGCGGGGCGAAAGCCCCGTTCTGTGCGCTTGTTGGCGGTTAGTAAAACCCGCCAGGCAGACGAGTTGCGCGAAGCCGTGGCGGCAGGCCAGCAGGATTTCGGTGAAAACTATCTGCAAGAAGCTCTGGATAAAATAGCGAACCTACAGGATACACCGGAGTTACGCTGGCATTTCATAGGGCCGATTCAATCCAACAAAACCGCACAAATAGCGTCTGCGTTTTGCTGGGTACACAGTGTTGAACGCCTGAAAATAGCCCGCCGCCTGAACGACCAGCGCGACACTGCCTTGCCCCCCTTGAATATTTGCCTACAGGTTAATATTGATAATGAACCCAGCAAATCCGGCTGCTCGCTGGACGAACTGCCGGCGCTGGCAACCGCGATTGCCGAACTGCCGCAACTGACATTGCGTGGGCTTATGGCGATTCCAGACCCCGAACGCGGAGAAGCTGCTTTGCGCGAGAGCTTTCGGGCCATGAACAATGCCTTGACCCAGTTACGCCAGGACCAGCCCGGTGCCGGGCCGCTGGACACCTTGTCTATGGGTATGTCTGACGATCTGGAGCTGGCGATTGGCGAAGGCTCAACTTGGGTAAGAGTAGGCACCGCCGTGTTTGGTCCACGCCAGCAAATGAGCTGAAAACATCGGTTCCTGTTATGATCCGCAACAGGCACAACCATTTTTTCGATTGGGTCAAACCCTGGAGTGAATATTGAGCAAATCACCGACCATTTCATTTATCGGTGCCGGTAATATGGCCAGCGCCATTATTGGCGGCATGCTGGATAACGGTTACAAAGCCGGCGGAATTTGGGTCAGCGCCCCAGACGACGAGCATTTGCAAGGCTTGCGCAAACGTTTCGGCATCAGCGTAACCACCGACAACCGCTACTGCGCCCAACAATCTGACATTGTCGTATTGGCGGTAAAGCCGCAGGTAATGGCCAGCGTGTGTGAAGATATTGCCGCGGTGGTGCGTAATACCCGGCCATTAATAGTTTCAATCGCAGCTGGCCTGACCGCCGGCACGATTGACGGATGGCTTGGCGGTGGCGTACCCATGGTACGGGTAATGCCCAATACGCCGTCGCTGGTGGGCAAAGGTGCCGCGGGCCTGTTTGCCAACTCGCGGGTCAGCGAACAGCAAAAAAACGACGTTACGGCCATTTTTGACAGCGTAGGTTCTGCCACCTGGGTGCAGCAGGAAGAACAACTGCACGCGGTAACCGCATTGTCTGGCAGCGGCCCTGCCTATTTTTTCTTGATGCTGGAAGCTCTGGAAGAAGCCGCCACTAACGCTGGCATGGCGGCAGAAACAGCTCGCGAACTGGCCATCCAAACCATGGCAGGTGCCGCAGAAATGGCGGCTCGCAGTGACCTGGAACCGGCGCAACTGAAGCGTAATGTGATGTCACCCGGTGGCACTACCGAGCAGGCAGTGAATACGTTCGAGCAAGGTGGTTTGCGCGAACTGGTGCAAAAAGCCTACTCAGCGGCCTATACCCGCTCTCAGGAAATGGCCAAAGAACTGGCCGGTAAATAACCATAGCAAACGGAGACACCCGCTGATGCTGCCGAAGATTCTGCTCACAATTTTGTCGATCGCGTCGTCGTTTTACATGACCTTAGTACTGCTGAGGTTTTTGCTGCAGCTGGCGCGAGCCGATTTTTACAATCCCATTTCGCAGTTCGTGGTGAAGGTCACCAATCCGCCGCTGCGTGTTGTGCGCAAGGTAATTCCCGGCTGGGGCGGTATTGACGGTGCAGCTATCGTGCTGACCATACTGATTCAGGCCATCACCTTTACCTTGGTATTACTGCTGTATGATGCCGGCGCAGCGCTGTTCAATCCGGCGTGGCTGTTGTCCTGGTCCGTGTTGAACGTGGCGGGTCTGGTAGCATCTCTGTATTTCTGGGCGGTGATTGCCGTGGTGGTTATCAGCTGGATCGCACCCGGCAGTAGCCACCCGGCGATACAGTTGGTGGCTCAGATTACCGAACCGGTCATGCGTCCGGTGCGAAAAGTGGTGCCATCACTGGGCGGCCTGGACCTGTCACCCATTATTGTATTTCTGATACTGCAGGTGATTACTGTGATGATTGATCACATGAAGGTCGCCACCGGCATGCCGGCGCTGTTGGCAGGAATGTAACCCAAGTCTCATAATTACATTTCATAACAATCAAAAAACCCGCAACGTCACACCGGCCCGTTGAATCAATCTGCTGATTTTGCGGGCTTTTTTATTTTTAACGCTCTATTCCTACCGACTTAATCATTTTTGCAAAATAAAATGTCGCTTGTTGGGCTACATATTTTGCCCGTGTCAGTAGTACCATTAAAGCTCATGCGCCATGGCTCTTCGCCTTTCGTTCCGGTGCGGCTCGAACATGCTCAAGGACTCTGCGATGACACCTCACGGGGCGCTGTCTCACCAGGTAGAGATTTACCACAGCTGGAAAAAAGAGCTGATTCGACAGATTGGCCGCTATCGTTTGTGGCTGCAGGATAACCGGCTTTATTCTGACGACATCAGTGAGCGTATTCATGAAGGCCTGCGGCTTCTGGTGGAAGACGAGCTGACCATCGCCTTTGTTGGCGAATATTCCCGTGGTAAAACCGAGCTCATCAACGCTCTGTTCTTTTCCGATTTCGGTCAGCGCATGCTGCCCTCCCAGGCTGGGCGCACCACGATGTGCCCTACCGAGCTTTTTTTTGACCGCAACCACCAGGAAAACTATTTACTGCTGCTGCCCATAGAAACCCGCGTGGGTGAACTTTCATTGCAGCAGCTGCGCGCCCAGCCCGAGCGCTGGTTAAAGCATCAGCTGGATCCGGAAAACCCGGACCAAATGCGTCAGATATTAGAAGAAGTGGCCCGAGTAAAAAGCGTAACGCCGACTTCAGCACGCATGTTGGGCTTCGACGAGCAAATGCTAGAACTCGACCGTGCCAATCCCGGTCAGGTTCTGATACCGGCATGGCGGAACGCGCAGATCAGCATTCGCCACCCGCTGTTTGAACGCGGCCTGCGCATTCTGGACACTCCTGGCCTGAACGCCTTGGGCTCCGAACCGGAACTGACCATCAGCCTGTTGCCAAAAGCCCACGCCATAATATTCGTTCTCAGCGCCGACACCGGCGTAACCGCTAGCGATCTGGCCATCTGGCGTGACTTTATTGCCACCGACCAAGCCGATCACCGCGCCGGTCGCTTTGCGGTGATGAATAAGATAGATGTGCTGTGGGACGAGCTTCAAGGTGAAGCAAGCACCCGACAATCCATCGAAAGGGTTCGCAATTACAGCGCCGACCATTTAGGCATTCAACCACAGGATGTCATTCCCGTATCAGCCAAACAGGGCTTGGTTGGGCGCGTAAAAAACGATTTTGAACTGTTCCAGCGCTCGGGAATCGAGCAGCTTGAAGAACTGATCATTCAGCGCATTCTGGCGCACAAGGAAAAGCTGATTACCGGCAACCTGATCAATGACCTGCTCGGCATGCTTCAAAACAGCCAGGCCGCACTTCATAGCCAGCTGGGCACGCTGCATGAGGAACAGCAGGCCTACAGCGGGCCCACCCCCGACAAAGCCCGTCTGAAGCGGCTGGCTGAAAAAACCCAGACTGAATACGAGTATTACCATAAAAAACTGATCATTCTGCGTTCAAGTCGCCGCCTGGTAGAGGCTCAGGGCGTAACCCTGCAAGAGCTGGTAGCCGCGACACACTTTGAAACCCAGGTGACCCGAGTACGCGAAAACATGTCCAAAAGTTGGACCACAGTGGGTATGAATCGGGCAATAGATCAATTTTTTGACGGTCTGGAAGGTGACCTTTCCCACCTGCTGACCGAAAGCAGGCTGGCAGAGCGCATGGTGACCGCCATTTACAAGCGCTACAGCGATGAACCTGGCGCTCGCCACATAGAGCCAGCACCCTTTCGGGCTGGCCGTCATGTAATCGCCATCCGCAAGCTGCGACAGAAATCGGAGCGCTTTCGCAGCAACCCCCGCAATTTGCTCACCGAACAGTCAGTACTGGTACGGCGATTTTCCAACCTGATGATTAACGAAGTGCGTAATCTGTACCTAATGGCACAAAAAGACGCGGAACGTTGGCCACGACAAGCGCTGCTGCCGGTGATGCAGTACACACTTGAGCAAAAACAACTGCTACAACACCAAATCGGACGGTTAAAGGAGCTGGCGCACAATGATCGCCACAACCGTGCCGAAACAAAGCGCCTCGAGGATGCCATTAGCGATCTGCAGCGCCAGCTGGAACTGGCTGAGGCCATACACCGGCAAATTCGCAAGCCCGCACCCACCTTCTCTCAGCAAAAAGCGGTTAAGCTCTCCAGCGCCGTGTGATTCCCCGGCGGCAGTTGCAGCTCGCTGCTGCCGCCTTTACACTAAAACGCTTGAGCGCCGCTCCTCTTTGGCGCGTCCGTATTTCTCGATTCTAGCCAGGAAGTCATCGCGCCGATGCCCGATCCATTGCCCGCAGATTCTGTTGGGATTGTTACCCCGCAGACCTACCATTTTGATACACCGCTGGAGCTTGCTTGCGGCAAGGTGCTGAACCGCTATGAGCTGGTAGTGGAAACCTATGGCGAACTGAATGCCGGCGCCAGCAATGCGATTTTGATTTGTCACGCCCTTAGCGGCCACCATCACGCCGCCGGTTATCACAGCGCCGACGAACGTAAAGCAGGCTGGTGGGACAGTTGTATTGGTCCCGGAAAGCCTATTGATACCCGGCGTTTTTTTGTGGTGAGCCTTAACAATTTGGGAGGGTGCCACGGCAGCACCGGCCCCAGCAGCATCAACCCGGACACGGGCTCACTGTATGGCCCGGACTTTCCAGTTGTCACGGTAACTGACTGGGTCAACAGCCAGGCGCGCCTGGCTGACAAGCTCGGCATAGAATGCTGGGCGGCGGTGGTGGGCGGATCGCTGGGCGGCATGCAAGCACTGCAATGGAGCCTTACCTACCCCGAGCGCATACGCCACGCGGCGGTTATCGCGTCAACGCCGCGCCTGAGCGCTCAGAACATCGCCTTTAACGAGGTAGCGCGACAGGCCATTACCAGTGATCCAGAATTTCACGCCGGGCGCTACAGCGACAATCTCACACTACCCCGGCGCGGTTTGATGCTGGCGCGCATGGTGGGCCACATTACCTATTTATCTGACGCTTCCATGGGCGAAAAGTTTGGCCGTGAGCTGCGCGAAGAAGCCTACAAATTCGGCTACGACGCCGAATTTCAGGTAGAAAGCTATCTGCGCTATCAGGGCGAACGCTTTTCCGAATCCTTCGATGCCAACACCTACCTGCTGATGACCAAGGCCCTGGACTACTTCGACCCCGCCTACGAATTCGACGGTGACCTGGCAAAAGCCCTGCAGGGCGCACGCTGCGAATTTCTGGTGTTGTCGTTCAGTACCGACTGGCGCTTTGCGCCAGAGCGCTCTGAAGAATTGGTTAAAGCCATGATCGCCGCTCGCTGCAAAGTCAGCTACGCTGAAATTGACGCCCCTTGGGGTCACGATGGGTTTCTGATTCCCACGCCACGTTATACCGATGTATTCACCGCCTATATAGACCGTGTTGCGCGGGAGGTTGGAGCATGAGAGCCGATCTTGAAATTATCCAGCAGTGGATAAAACCGGGCCATCACGTATTGGATCTGGGTTGCGGTGACGGCACGCTGCTCGATTTTCTGCAGCGCGAACGCGGCGCAAGCGGCTATGGCCTGGAGATTAATCCGGCGCACATCACACACTGTATGAGCCGCGGCGTATCAGTAATAGAACAAAACCTCGACACCCAGGGGCTGGCCAACTTTGAAAACAACAGTTTCGATGTCGTGCTGATGACCCAGGCCCTGCAAGCGGTACGCCGACCCGACAAAGTGCTGGACGAAATGCTGCGTCTGGGCAACGAAGGCATTGTTACCTTTCCCAACTTTGCCCATTGGCGCTTGCGTTGGGGATTGGCGTTGAGCGGGCGCATGCCCGAATCCGAAGCGCTTCCGTATAAGTGGTATAACACCCCCAACATACGGCTGTGTACGTTCCAGGACTTTGAAGCTCTATGCCGCCAGAAAAGCATACGCATCACCAGTCGCAAGGTTGTAGACGGCCAGCATCAGAACAGCTGGGTGGCCCGTTTGTGGCCAAACCTGCTGGGCGAAATCGCGATTTACCGCATCACCAGGGAGAATTTACAATGATGATTGCCAAACACTCGGTTTTTATGCACTCGGCGTTTGCGCTGGTGCTGCTGTGCTTTGCTGGCTTGGCCCAGGCCGACAGTAAGGATTTCGGTGAATACACCGTTTCCTGGAGCGTGCTGCCCAGCACATTTCTGACGCCGGAAATTGCGAAAGAAAACAATCTTCAGCGCAGTAAAAGCATCGGCATTGTGAACGTTGCCATTATGCAAACCAACGCCGACGGTACCTTGTCGCCGGTAGCGGGCCAGGTAGAAGGCCAAGTTACCAACGACATTCAACAAGTTCGCTTTCTGGCGTTTCGCCGCATTCAGGAAGGCAACGCGGTATACTTTATTGCCGCGTACCAGTACGGCACGGCTGAATTGCTGACGTTCAATCTCACCGCGCGTCCAAACGGTCACGATCAAGAACTGCCGGTACGATTTTCCCACGCCCTGTTTAACGACTAAGCCTTTAACAATTGAGCCTTCAATGCCCCAGACATTGGTTATTGCCAGCAACAACCCTGGCAAAATTGCAGAATTCAATGATCTTCTGGCCCCCTTGGGGCTGGCGCCCGTTGCTCAAGGCAAACTGGGCGTGGGTGAAGCTGAAGAACCGGCGGTCACCTTTATTGAAAATGCCATTCTTAAAGCCCGCCATGCAGCCCGCATTACCGGCCTGCCAGCATTGGCCGACGACAGCGGTTTGGCTGTAGACGCCCTAGGCGGCCAACCAGGCGTGCGCTCCGCGCGTTATGCCGGCGACACCGCTAGCGATACCGACAATCTGAATGCTTTGTTGGCCAATATGGAAAACGTACCTGACGGCCAACGCAACGCCCAATTTCACAGCGTACTGGTTTACTTGCGCCACGCTGATGACCCTACCCCGCTGGTATGCCACGGCCAATGGCACGGCAGTATACTGCGCCAGGCTTCAGGCGCCGGCGGTTTTGGTTACGACCCGATATTCTTTGTGCCCGAACGCAACTGCAGCGCCGCCGAGCTAAGCCGTGCAGAAAAAGGCCAGCTTAGCCACCGCGGCCAGGCGCTGGCGATGATGACCGATCAGCTGAAACGCGAGTTACAGGACGCCTCTTGAGCTTAAGCCCGACACCTGCAGCCGTTGAGCCTGCTCTAAGCTTGTATCTGCACGTACCGTGGTGCGTGCGCAAATGCCCCTACTGCGATTTCAATTCCCATGCCATTAGCGGGGATATTCCTGAACGCGCGTATTTAAAGGCACTGCTGGACGACCTCGATCAGGATTTACGCCTGGTCGCAGGCCGCGTCATACAAACGGTATTTATTGGCGGTGGCACGCCATCGCTGATGAGCGGTGGTTTTTACAGCGATCTGTTTCGCCAGCTTAAAACAAGGCTGGAATTTGCGGCAGACGCTGAAATCACTCTGGAAGCAAATCCCGGCACTCTCGAACAGGGCCGCTTTGAGGCGTTCCGCGAGGCCGGTATCAACCGGCTGTCGATAGGCGTGCAAAGCTTTAACCCAGAGCACTTAAAGGTGCTTGGGCGCATTCACGACAGCCAAGCAGCTCACAACGCCATAACCGCGGCGCGCCAGGCCGGTTTTGACAACTTCAATATCGACCTCATGCACGGTTTGCCAGGTCAAACGCCTGAACAGGCACTGGACGACCTGGCTCAGGCCCTATCGTATCAACCACCGCACTTGTCTTGGTATCAACTTACGGTTGAGCCCAACACAGAATTTTATAGCCAGCCACCAGAGCTGCCAGACGAGGATCGGCTGTGGGATATTTACAGCCAGGGCGGCGACTACCTGCGCAGCCACGGTTTTACCGATTACGAGGTATCCGCCTGGAGCCAGCAGAATATGGCATCGCGCCATAATCTGAATTACTGGACGTTTGGCGACTATTTGGCCCTGGGCGCCGGGGGCCATGGTAAAATCAGTCAACCGGATGGCCAGATTTTGCGCTACTGGAAAACCCGCCAACCGCAAGCCTATTTGAATCGAATAGGCAGCCGTACCGCCGGCAGCGAGGCGATATCAGTGGCAGAGCGGCCGCTGGAGTTTCTAATGAACGCGCTGCGCCTTGGCGCGGGCGTGCCCGAAAACCTGTTTCAACAGCGCACGGGTTTACCCTTAAGCACGATTGCGGTACAACTTGAAACATTAAGGCAGGAGGGTTTGATGCATCCTCAACGCATTCAAGCCACCGAACTCGGCCAACGCTATTTGAACAGCCTATTACAGCGGTTTTTATAGACGGCTGTAGTGACGGCAACGTGATGGCAGCGGTGATAATGGCGGCAGTAATCACAGCGCCAGCGGCAAAGGAGCACACCCAATGGAATTTGCCCCAATTCAACGCCCGCCAGACAGGCGGCGCCTCTCTGCGCAACTAAAAGTCGGCTTTGCGCTGTCCGCACTCCTCGCTATCGCCCTGCTGCTGATCAACCAGTTGCTACATACGCCCCAGGCGCCTCAAGGCATCGTTAACCTACAACTGGCGGGCAACGCCGCACATACCCGCGATATATTGCAAAGCTGGAGCCCGCAACAACAGGCGTGGGCCAGAATCTCGTTGCTTTTGGATTTTTTACTGGTTGCGCTCTATTCCGCTACGCTGTTCCTGCTAACCCACCATCTTCTAAAAGACCGCCCCGGTGTGCGCGAACGCACGGCGGGCCGCTGGGTGCTTACTCTCTTTGCGTTGGCGGCCGTCAGCGATTGCGTTGAAAACCTATTGCTACTGAACAATTTGAAAGAGCCAGACGACCTCGCCAGCTTGGTTGTCGCATTTTCTGCACTGGTGAAATTTACCGGTTTACTGCTGGGCAGCGCAGGGCTAGTGATTATTCGCGCCGCCCGGCGGCACCCGCTTACTCACGCGTGAGCTGGCAGGCACGTTGTAAAACGGAACCAAAAACGGCGACCAGAAAACCGTTAACGGGTGTTGTGCTGACTGTTCATCAGTTGGTTCGGTAAAACAACAAATCCCAGACACCGTGGCCCAGGCGTTCACCGCGCTGTTCGAATTTGGTCACCGGGCGGCCCTCCGGCTTTGGCGAGAAACCACCCTCACCCCGGGTATTGGCAAAGCCTTCGGAATCAGCCATCACTTCCATCATGTGTTCAGCGTAGTTTTCCCAGTCTGTGGCCAGGTGCAGAATGCCCCCAACTCTTAGCTTGTGGCGAAGGCGTTGAACAAATTCCTGCTGTATCAGGCGGCGCTTGTGGTGGCGCTTTTTGTGCCAGGGGTCCGGGAAAAACACCATTACCCGATCAAGGCAGGCATCCGCCAGGCACAGGTCAATCACATCGTTGGCATCAATGCTGTAAATGCGGATGTTCTCCAGACCACGGTCTTCAATATCTTTCAGCAAGGCACCTACGCCAGGCAGATGCACTTCCACACCAATAAAATCCTGCTCTGGCGCAGCCTCAGCCATATCCGCCAGCGAGCGCCCCATGCCAAAACCGATTTCAAGATTGAGCATGGCATCGCGGCCAAACACTTGGCGCGGATCAACCATACCGTGTTCTCGCGTCAGGCCGAATGTGGGCCAGCTGCGTTCGTAGGCCTTACGCTGACCCTCGGTCATCCGGCCCTGGCGCAACACAAAACTGCGCACACCGCGGCGAGTGGTTACCGGGGACTCATCGGAGCGGCCGTTTTTGGCGTGATCCTGTGGGACATTTGCTTCAGTCATTATGCATCCTCAAACCGCTGCTCGCGGATTCTGGCGTATCGATGTGGTCAGTTTACCAGACGCCCGTTCACCAGAGTACAAGGTGAGCTCACGACAGCGGCTCAAGACGAAACCAGAGAACTTTGGCCGTTACGGCGGTCTAACTGGCGATAACCCAAGGCTTCTACCAGGTGGGCGCGGGCTACATTGGCACTG encodes the following:
- a CDS encoding PilT/PilU family type 4a pilus ATPase, giving the protein MEFEKLLRLMVEKGGSDLFITAGVAPSMKVNGKVWPVTKTALTPDMTREMVYGAMSDKQRAEFDESHECNFAISARGIGRFRVSAFFQRNQCGMVLRRIEVKIPEIDDLSLPDIVKELAMTKRGLIMFVGATGTGKSTSLAAMIGFRNHNSRGHIISIEDPIEFIHQHQGCIVTQREVGIDTASFEVALKNTLRQAPDVILIGEVRTRQTMEYSVQFAETGHLCLATLHANNANQALDRIIQFFPPEQHGQIWMDLSLNLRAIVAQQLVPTPDGKGRKAVIEVLINTPLAADLIRKGEVHKLKDLMAKSNEIGMRTFDQALYELYSEGSVTYEDALAHADSPNDLRLMIKLGTDAQGVDKLSSSVDKLTIQQD
- a CDS encoding type IV pilus twitching motility protein PilT: MDITELLAFSAKQGASDLHLSAGLPPMIRVDGDVRRINLPPLPHKEVHGLIYDIMNDKQRKDYEEFLETDFSFEVAGVARFRVNAFNQNRGSGAVFRTIPSKVLSMEDLGMGQVFKDICAVPRGLVLVTGPTGSGKSTTLAAMVDHINDHRYEHILTIEDPIEFVHESKKCLVNQREVHRDTLGFNEALRSALREDPDIILVGELRDLETIRLALTAAETGHLVFGTLHTTSAAKTIDRVVDVFPAQEKSMVRSMLSESLQAVISQTLMKKMGGGRIAAHEIMIGTSAIRNLIREDKIAQMYSSIQTGGSLGMQTLDQCLERLLQKGLISREQARLKAKMPDAF
- a CDS encoding YggS family pyridoxal phosphate-dependent enzyme: MSSITDNIKSVTQRIEKATLQAGRKPRSVRLLAVSKTRQADELREAVAAGQQDFGENYLQEALDKIANLQDTPELRWHFIGPIQSNKTAQIASAFCWVHSVERLKIARRLNDQRDTALPPLNICLQVNIDNEPSKSGCSLDELPALATAIAELPQLTLRGLMAIPDPERGEAALRESFRAMNNALTQLRQDQPGAGPLDTLSMGMSDDLELAIGEGSTWVRVGTAVFGPRQQMS
- the proC gene encoding pyrroline-5-carboxylate reductase, which translates into the protein MSKSPTISFIGAGNMASAIIGGMLDNGYKAGGIWVSAPDDEHLQGLRKRFGISVTTDNRYCAQQSDIVVLAVKPQVMASVCEDIAAVVRNTRPLIVSIAAGLTAGTIDGWLGGGVPMVRVMPNTPSLVGKGAAGLFANSRVSEQQKNDVTAIFDSVGSATWVQQEEQLHAVTALSGSGPAYFFLMLEALEEAATNAGMAAETARELAIQTMAGAAEMAARSDLEPAQLKRNVMSPGGTTEQAVNTFEQGGLRELVQKAYSAAYTRSQEMAKELAGK
- a CDS encoding YggT family protein, producing MLPKILLTILSIASSFYMTLVLLRFLLQLARADFYNPISQFVVKVTNPPLRVVRKVIPGWGGIDGAAIVLTILIQAITFTLVLLLYDAGAALFNPAWLLSWSVLNVAGLVASLYFWAVIAVVVISWIAPGSSHPAIQLVAQITEPVMRPVRKVVPSLGGLDLSPIIVFLILQVITVMIDHMKVATGMPALLAGM
- a CDS encoding dynamin family protein; this translates as MTPHGALSHQVEIYHSWKKELIRQIGRYRLWLQDNRLYSDDISERIHEGLRLLVEDELTIAFVGEYSRGKTELINALFFSDFGQRMLPSQAGRTTMCPTELFFDRNHQENYLLLLPIETRVGELSLQQLRAQPERWLKHQLDPENPDQMRQILEEVARVKSVTPTSARMLGFDEQMLELDRANPGQVLIPAWRNAQISIRHPLFERGLRILDTPGLNALGSEPELTISLLPKAHAIIFVLSADTGVTASDLAIWRDFIATDQADHRAGRFAVMNKIDVLWDELQGEASTRQSIERVRNYSADHLGIQPQDVIPVSAKQGLVGRVKNDFELFQRSGIEQLEELIIQRILAHKEKLITGNLINDLLGMLQNSQAALHSQLGTLHEEQQAYSGPTPDKARLKRLAEKTQTEYEYYHKKLIILRSSRRLVEAQGVTLQELVAATHFETQVTRVRENMSKSWTTVGMNRAIDQFFDGLEGDLSHLLTESRLAERMVTAIYKRYSDEPGARHIEPAPFRAGRHVIAIRKLRQKSERFRSNPRNLLTEQSVLVRRFSNLMINEVRNLYLMAQKDAERWPRQALLPVMQYTLEQKQLLQHQIGRLKELAHNDRHNRAETKRLEDAISDLQRQLELAEAIHRQIRKPAPTFSQQKAVKLSSAV
- a CDS encoding homoserine O-acetyltransferase, with product MPDPLPADSVGIVTPQTYHFDTPLELACGKVLNRYELVVETYGELNAGASNAILICHALSGHHHAAGYHSADERKAGWWDSCIGPGKPIDTRRFFVVSLNNLGGCHGSTGPSSINPDTGSLYGPDFPVVTVTDWVNSQARLADKLGIECWAAVVGGSLGGMQALQWSLTYPERIRHAAVIASTPRLSAQNIAFNEVARQAITSDPEFHAGRYSDNLTLPRRGLMLARMVGHITYLSDASMGEKFGRELREEAYKFGYDAEFQVESYLRYQGERFSESFDANTYLLMTKALDYFDPAYEFDGDLAKALQGARCEFLVLSFSTDWRFAPERSEELVKAMIAARCKVSYAEIDAPWGHDGFLIPTPRYTDVFTAYIDRVAREVGA